The window TATTTGCCATATTGCTGGGTATAGCATTCAAAGGGATAAACGTGTCATTCCTTGTGGGTCTGGCTTTTGCGGTTGCCGCATCGGCAAACCTGCCGGCGATTATAATGATGCTGTTCTGGAAAGGGACCACTGCAAAGGGTATTTCCGCATCCATCGTTGTGGGTATCATCAGTGCTTTAACAATTATATTGCTATCGCCCAAGACCTTTGAGGTGTACGGACTTCCCGCTTCAAGCGCTCCCATATCCATGAACAATCCTGGTATCATATCAATACCGCTCAGCTTTTTAACACTGGTTGTCGTCTCTTTAATGACAAAGAAAGATGAGGTCGGCAGAGAAAAACAAATTGCATAACATGCTGGGACACAAGAAAAAAGGAGAATATTAAACCCAAAAAGGAGAGTGTTTTGCACACTCTCCTTTTTTAACCACCATCTTTATCTTGACAAAAATGATGGAATGTATCTATATAAATTTACATTAGCTAATATATACAATTGCACAAACTTTAGAACTGGTTTTATGGATTTTTAAAGAACAGCCTATATAAAAACTTGGGCCTTGCAAAAAACGCTGTGGTCGATTCGGAGGGGCAGGCGACAGATGATTTGAAGCTCTGGGTTTTTGGTCAGATTAGGCATTTTTCAAGTCACCATTTACTTTGCCCCCCCGGTCGGCTAAATGTGCAGTTAAGCATACAAAATGCTTAATTAAATTGCTCAACAAACTAAAGGAGGGGGATCCTATGTCTAGCAATAAAGTTAACAATAGCTGGTTTGTCATCGTTGGTGCTCTTTTAATTCAGATTGCATTTGGTGTTGTCTGTGCATGGTCTGCTTTTACCAATGTTTTGTCTGATCCTGACGGTGCTTATCAATCCTCGGCACCTCAAATTATATGGATTCTATCAGCCGGTCTTTTCTTTTTTGCACAGGCTCTGATCTGGACCGGCATATGTTCTCATTTCCTTTGGTGATAAATGGTTCCCTGATAAAAAGGAGGCTTCGCCTAGGCACGTCCGCTTGACTGGATATCGTGGGTACTGTGGTTTGGGTCGGCCTCATTCTTATCGGGTTCCGTATAAATCTTATATGAGCCCCCTTTTTCAGCTTTATTTTTGATTCTGAAAAAGGGGGGCTTTTCCGGTTAGGGCAGGCCTATCGGGATAATTGCTCTGTTGTATTGTTCGTTGAGGACTTCGGCCATGGCAAGATAAATAGCGCTCAGTCCGCAGATGATGCCTTCAAAACCGGCAATGACTCCGATGAGGTGTGAACCTGTCCAGTCTTTGATTGCGAGAAGAAAAAACAGTACAGTCAGAGATGCAAAGACAAACTGCAGGCCCCTGTTGGATTTTAATGTTCCGAAAAACATGAACATTGTAAAAATGCCCCACATGAACAGATAGCAGGCCATGAATTTTGCAGGCGTAGGCTCTGCCCAGCCGAGTTTGGGCAGCAGAATAAGTGCCACCAGAGTCAACCAGAAGTGGCCATAGGATATGAATGCCGTAACGCCAAACGTATTACCTTTTCTAAATTCAAGAATTCCTGCAATAATCTGGGCCAAGCCCCCGTAAAAAAGGCCCATTGCCAGAATCATGGAACTGATTTCAAAAAATCCGGCATTATGAATGTTCAAAAGTACAGTTGTCATTCCAAAGCCCATTAACCCGAGAGGTCCCGGATTTGCCAACGTTTCGTCTCTCATCTTCTTCTCCTGTCTTCAATTAATAAAAAAAACTATAAAAATATTCTTTTTAAAAACACTCTTCTGTAAACCGGCCCGAAGATTAGGAGGGGGGGGGGGCAATCCGTCAGGCTATTCACAGAAAATTTTAAAGCATCTGTAATTCTTTTTTAGTCTCTTTCATAACAAAACTTCAGCAGCAGCTTTTAACAGGTCACAAAATCAGTTTCATTAAATTAGTAATTGATCATTAACAATAGCAATCATTGTGCCACAGGTCTCCTGTGTGCCTTGTATATTGGGGTTGCTGTGCTGAATATTCAGCCATCTACCCATTATCATTATCAATAATACGTATATTTTAGTTCTGGGCCAAAAAAGTGCTGAGGGGCGAAGTCCTGAACAGGAAATAGATTGTTTTGGGCATTTTTGACCCAAGGAAAACTATATATTTTATAATATGCTGAAATATAATACTAAAAATGCATGGGCGGTTTTGTCACATTTTGAGACATGTGGATTTTCGGGCCACCATTTCTCCATAAAGTAACACAAAAAGGTGAGCCCTTTTTGTGGAAATAGATTTTTTTCCGGGCTGTCCTTTATGTGATCGGGGATGGATGGGGCGGCAGTTTGGTGTGGGCAAAGTATTGTGAAAGAAGGGGTTAAATGGCGCTTATGAGCCCGTGGGACAACATTTTGCGATAAAGCGTTCTGCGGGAAATTCCCAGCTTTTCAGCAGCGTTTTCCCTGTGCCACTTGCAGTGATTAAGGGCGGAAAGGATGAGCTGTTTTTCAAACCGGGCAGCGGCATCTGTCAGCGGAAGGTCTGTTTCTGAATCGGAAACTGAAATGGCATCCGCGGGTGGTTGGGGTTCAATTACCGGGGGGTCAATGTCCGGGAGAGCCATAAAATTAAGGTGGTTAAAGGTGACGTACCTGCGCAGAATATTCTGCAGCTCCCTGACATTCCCGGGCCAGTGGTAATTGTACAGCTTTTTTATGTCTTTTCCGGGCAGGGCATCAAAATGAAGGGGCGATTCCATCTGGCTGAAGAAATAATCAGCAAGCAGAGCAAGATCTTCCTTGCGCTCCCGAAGGGGCGGTATATTTATGGGGATTACGTAGAGGCGGTAAAAAAAATCACTGCGCAGGCGCCCTTTTTGAACCTCTTCCCATAGATTCTGGTTACTTGCGGCAACAATCCTGAAATCGGAATGAAGAACTTCCGTGCTCCCGACTGGTGAATACCCCCCGCCTTCTATTGCCCGCAAAAGCTTAACCTGCATATTCAAGGAGAGCTCTCCAACTTCATCAAGAAACAGGGTACCGCCCTGGACATGGGAAAGAAAACCCTTTTTGTCGTTGTATGCCCCGGTAAACGCCCCTTTTATATGGCCAAAAAATTCGTTTTCCAGAAGGGGTTCAGAAATGGCTCCACAGTTGACAGGGAGGAACGGTGCGTCTTTTCTCGGGCTGGTATCGTGTATGGCCCTTGCAACCAACTCCTTTCCCACCCCAGATTCACCGTGGATCACAACACTGTCTGCACTGGATGCCGCCCGTATAATTATGTCATAGACCTCCTGCATTTTGGTGCATTTCCCGATGATATTGCAGAACTTGAAGCGCTCACCCATTGATGACTGCAGCAGTGAATACTGTTGCTGGAGTTGCTCTGATTCCCGCTTTATGGCGTCTTCCTGCATTTTGCGAAGCGTAATATCCTGAAGGGTCGTGACGGCGCCTGTGATGTTGCCTTTCTCATCAAAGACAGGGGCAGCCATAAAATATATATACTTGGGCTTTCCGTTGAAATTTTCAAAATAGTCCGTTGCTTCCCAGGCATTGGGCACAATGCTGGACTCGGCCGGATTTTTTGTGCCATATATTTCAAGGAACTTTTCGTAGTCCTGCTCGACTACAAGATCGGCCAGAATAGGCCGCTTTTTTGGGTAAAAAATCTTCCACTGATGGTCCGTGCCGATAATTTCTTCGGCACGGACGCCGGTGAGAACTTCACAAGCTTTGTTCCAAACCTTTACTTTGTGGTCGAGTCCTATGGCAAACTGGGCAATTGGTGTATATTCAAGCACAATAAAATACTGCTCCGGGTCCTTATAGCTTTAATTGCAGTTCTTCCTGTAATTTAAGCACTTCTTTGATTATGTTTTTAAGGGTTTCCTGTTCTATTGCTGTAAGGTTATTTAAAGAGATGGTGTTTGATGGCCAGTCATTATCAAGGATAAGGCTTACCTGCCACTTTATCCGCAGATGCATGAGAAAATTATACATCTTTTCAATTTCCTGGGCCTTACTTTCCGAAATTAAATCATATGCCATCAAATAATTTAACCGCAGCATACTGTTTGTCTGTTTGATGGAATGAAACAATGCTTTGGCTCTTAAATACCCGACAATTGGTATCAGGAACTTTTTAATGTCAACGCGTTGATTGTCAAATGCCGGCTTGCTTGCGGCTACTGTTTTAACCAGTTGTCTGAAAAATTCATTTTTACCTTTTAATTCTTCATATATAAAATCAATGAGCGCAGATGACAGTCGCTGGCTTCCAAAAACCAAACGCATGTCAAAAAATAGAGAACCGTCCAGAACATTTAAGCCAACCGGGTTGTTAATCCATGTTGAAAATATTTTTTGCCATTCATCAATATGGTTGCACCACTCGGGATTGCCTGCCATCAGATCGCCTTCGCAACGGGCGTAACCTATCTTATGCAGATTTTCATTGATTATTACCGACAGCCCTAAAAAGTATTCTTTGTTATCATCAGACTGCTCTGCAAAGATTATGGCATTATCCTGGTCGGTTTTAAGTGTTTGTTCTCCCCGCCCTTCACTTCCCATGGATATGAATGCGAACTCACAAGGAGGCGGCCCTGCTTCGGCTATTGCCATTTCTATCACCCGCTTGTTTATGGCATCGGCAATGGACGTAATTATGCGTGATACACTGCTGATATTATCCGTACTGGTGAATATTGCCTGTATGAGTACGGGAACCTTATTATAAATATTGCGCATATCACTGATGACATCACAGCTTTGTATCTCCTGTATTAAAAATGTCAGTGAATTGTGCTGCATCTCAAGGCACTTAAGATAACTGATGCTGCCATAAATTTTGTTGTTGTGATTGGTGACCATAAGGTGGGAAATACCATGCTGCTTGAATAACAGCACCGCTTCGTACAGTAGGGCCCCCTGGTTTATACTGATGACCGGCGATGTCATTAGCTTTACCACCGGGCTTTTCATATT is drawn from uncultured Desulfobacter sp. and contains these coding sequences:
- the satP gene encoding acetate uptake transporter, coding for MRDETLANPGPLGLMGFGMTTVLLNIHNAGFFEISSMILAMGLFYGGLAQIIAGILEFRKGNTFGVTAFISYGHFWLTLVALILLPKLGWAEPTPAKFMACYLFMWGIFTMFMFFGTLKSNRGLQFVFASLTVLFFLLAIKDWTGSHLIGVIAGFEGIICGLSAIYLAMAEVLNEQYNRAIIPIGLP
- a CDS encoding sigma 54-interacting transcriptional regulator — its product is MLEYTPIAQFAIGLDHKVKVWNKACEVLTGVRAEEIIGTDHQWKIFYPKKRPILADLVVEQDYEKFLEIYGTKNPAESSIVPNAWEATDYFENFNGKPKYIYFMAAPVFDEKGNITGAVTTLQDITLRKMQEDAIKRESEQLQQQYSLLQSSMGERFKFCNIIGKCTKMQEVYDIIIRAASSADSVVIHGESGVGKELVARAIHDTSPRKDAPFLPVNCGAISEPLLENEFFGHIKGAFTGAYNDKKGFLSHVQGGTLFLDEVGELSLNMQVKLLRAIEGGGYSPVGSTEVLHSDFRIVAASNQNLWEEVQKGRLRSDFFYRLYVIPINIPPLRERKEDLALLADYFFSQMESPLHFDALPGKDIKKLYNYHWPGNVRELQNILRRYVTFNHLNFMALPDIDPPVIEPQPPADAISVSDSETDLPLTDAAARFEKQLILSALNHCKWHRENAAEKLGISRRTLYRKMLSHGLISAI